In a genomic window of Occallatibacter riparius:
- a CDS encoding VOC family protein: MATPNFIMLYVADAKSSADFYQTILGRKPVQYSEGYSMFVLDNGFRLGLWKRGTIDPPAEISAGSGELVFEETSDAAVDERFAEWTGQGTVVAQKPTRMSFGYTFVALDPDGNRLRVYKLAQ; encoded by the coding sequence ATGGCAACCCCCAACTTCATCATGCTCTACGTTGCCGACGCGAAGAGTAGCGCCGACTTCTACCAGACCATCCTCGGCCGCAAGCCTGTCCAGTATTCAGAGGGCTACTCGATGTTCGTGCTCGACAACGGCTTCAGGCTGGGATTGTGGAAGCGCGGAACGATCGACCCGCCGGCGGAAATCTCGGCAGGCTCTGGCGAACTCGTCTTCGAGGAAACCAGCGATGCCGCGGTAGACGAGCGCTTTGCCGAGTGGACCGGGCAGGGAACTGTAGTCGCCCAGAAGCCCACGCGCATGAGCTTCGGGTACACCTTCGTTGCGCTTGATCCGGACGGCAACCGGCTCCGTGTCTACAAGCTCGCGCAATGA
- the groL gene encoding chaperonin GroEL (60 kDa chaperone family; promotes refolding of misfolded polypeptides especially under stressful conditions; forms two stacked rings of heptamers to form a barrel-shaped 14mer; ends can be capped by GroES; misfolded proteins enter the barrel where they are refolded when GroES binds), translating into MAKQILHGEDSRQAILRGVNTLADAVKATLGPKGRNVVIEKKFGSPTITKDGVTVAKEIELKDALENVGAQLVKEVASKTSDVAGDGTTTATVLAQAIFREGVKTVAAGANPTALKRGIDKAVSTIVGSRDKEGKFINHGALGELSKPVDEGSVAQVGTISANGDAEIGEIIAHAVKVVGKDGVITIEESKTMHTGLETVDGMQFDRGYLSPYFVTDAERLEAVLDDPYILIYEKKISAMKDLLPLLEQVARGGKPLLIIAEDVEGEALATLVVNKLRGTLNVAAVKAPGFGDRRKAILGDIAILTGGKAITEDLGIKLEGVKLEDLGRAKRVTIDKDNTTIVDGAGKAADIDGRVKEIRSQIEKTTSDYDKEKLQERLAKLVGGVAIIKVGAATETELKEKKARVEDALHATRAAVEEGIVPGGGVALVRTIPAVKKLIDTLTGDEKIGAQIVLRSLEEPLRQIVANAGEEGAVVVAKVLESKDAHHGYNAATGQFEDLVKSGVIDPTKVTRTALQNAASIAGLLLTTEALVVELPEPKSAAPAGGHGGGMDGMY; encoded by the coding sequence ATGGCAAAGCAGATTCTGCACGGTGAGGATTCCCGCCAGGCGATTTTGCGCGGCGTGAACACGCTCGCGGATGCCGTGAAGGCAACGCTCGGCCCCAAGGGCCGCAATGTCGTAATTGAGAAGAAGTTTGGCTCGCCCACCATCACCAAGGACGGCGTGACGGTGGCCAAGGAGATCGAGCTGAAGGACGCCCTCGAGAACGTCGGCGCGCAGCTCGTAAAGGAAGTCGCTTCGAAGACCTCGGATGTCGCCGGCGACGGCACCACCACTGCGACGGTTCTGGCTCAGGCCATCTTCCGCGAAGGCGTGAAGACGGTGGCTGCAGGCGCGAACCCGACGGCGCTGAAGCGCGGCATCGACAAGGCTGTGTCCACCATCGTGGGCAGCCGCGACAAGGAAGGCAAGTTCATCAACCACGGCGCGCTCGGCGAGTTGTCGAAGCCGGTTGACGAGGGTTCGGTTGCGCAGGTTGGCACCATCTCGGCCAACGGCGATGCTGAGATCGGCGAGATTATTGCGCACGCGGTGAAGGTTGTGGGCAAGGACGGCGTCATCACCATCGAAGAGTCGAAGACCATGCACACCGGCCTCGAAACCGTGGACGGCATGCAGTTCGACCGCGGCTACCTGAGCCCCTACTTCGTGACCGATGCGGAGCGCCTCGAGGCTGTTCTCGACGATCCGTACATCCTGATCTACGAGAAGAAGATCAGCGCGATGAAGGATCTGCTGCCCCTGCTGGAACAGGTTGCCCGTGGCGGCAAGCCGCTCCTGATTATCGCTGAGGACGTGGAAGGCGAAGCACTCGCTACGCTCGTCGTCAACAAGCTGCGTGGCACGCTGAATGTTGCTGCTGTGAAGGCTCCTGGCTTCGGCGACCGCCGCAAGGCGATCCTCGGCGACATCGCGATCCTCACCGGCGGCAAGGCCATCACTGAGGACCTGGGCATCAAGCTGGAAGGCGTGAAGCTCGAGGACCTGGGCCGTGCGAAGCGCGTGACCATCGACAAGGACAACACGACGATCGTGGACGGCGCCGGCAAGGCTGCCGACATCGACGGCCGCGTGAAGGAAATCCGCTCGCAGATCGAGAAGACCACCTCCGACTACGACAAGGAAAAGCTGCAGGAGCGCCTCGCCAAGCTCGTGGGCGGCGTTGCCATCATCAAGGTTGGAGCTGCAACTGAGACCGAGCTGAAGGAGAAGAAGGCTCGCGTGGAAGATGCACTGCACGCCACCCGTGCGGCTGTCGAGGAAGGCATTGTCCCCGGCGGCGGCGTGGCCCTGGTCCGCACCATCCCGGCTGTGAAGAAGCTTATTGACACCCTCACGGGCGATGAGAAGATCGGTGCACAGATCGTGCTCCGCTCGCTCGAAGAGCCCCTGCGCCAGATCGTCGCAAACGCCGGCGAAGAGGGTGCTGTGGTTGTCGCCAAGGTGCTGGAGTCGAAGGACGCCCACCACGGCTACAACGCGGCCACCGGCCAGTTCGAAGACCTGGTGAAGTCGGGCGTTATCGATCCGACCAAGGTGACCCGCACCGCTCTGCAGAACGCGGCTTCGATCGCCGGACTGCTGCTGACCACCGAAGCTCTGGTGGTTGAGCTGCCCGAGCCGAAGTCGGCTGCTCCGGCCGGCGGCCACGGCGGCGGCATGGACGGCATGTACTAA
- a CDS encoding co-chaperone GroES, which translates to MAATVTTTFTPLHDRILVRRLEEGETIRGGIIIPDSAKEKPQEGEVISVGKGKSNDEGKVFPLDVKAGDRVLFGKYSGTEIKIDGEEFLIMREEEVLGIVKR; encoded by the coding sequence ATGGCAGCAACAGTTACGACCACCTTCACCCCGCTCCACGATCGCATTCTGGTTCGCCGTCTTGAAGAGGGCGAAACCATCCGTGGCGGAATCATCATCCCTGACAGCGCCAAGGAGAAGCCGCAGGAAGGCGAAGTAATCTCCGTGGGCAAGGGCAAGAGCAACGACGAAGGCAAGGTTTTCCCGCTTGATGTGAAGGCGGGGGATCGTGTGCTGTTCGGCAAGTACTCCGGCACCGAAATCAAGATTGACGGCGAAGAGTTCCTGATCATGCGCGAGGAAGAAGTCCTCGGCATCGTCAAGCGCTAG